A genomic segment from Aegilops tauschii subsp. strangulata cultivar AL8/78 chromosome 1, Aet v6.0, whole genome shotgun sequence encodes:
- the LOC109770188 gene encoding cortical cell-delineating protein, with protein sequence MAMAPRALLLLAVGLMVVASASAHGGYGSCPRDGLKVKACVNVLGLLKVNVNQPRDEHCCSLLDGLVGLDAALCLCTNLHANVLGLNLNLPVDLRLILNNCGKVCPTDFQCPHH encoded by the coding sequence ATGGCCATGGCACCGAGAGCGTTGCTCCTCCTGGCCGTTGGGCTCATGGTCGTGGCCTCGGCGAGCGCCCACGGCGGCTACGGGTCGTGCCCCAGGGACGGGCTGAAGGTGAAGGCGTGCGTGAACGTGCTGGGCCTGCTCAAGGTCAATGTCAACCAGCCGCGCGACGAGCACTGCTGCTCGCTCCTCGACGGGCTCGTCGGTCTGGACGCGGCGCTCTGCCTCTGCACAAATCTCCATGCCAATGTGCTCGGCCTCAACCTCAACCTCCCCGTCGACCTACGCCTCATTCTCAACAACTGCGGCAAGGTCTGCCCCACCGATTTCCAGTGCCCACACCACTAG